A section of the Pseudomonas tritici genome encodes:
- a CDS encoding M16 family metallopeptidase, with product MNALARRAAGLLFGTVCLPLSALAADPQPTHEFTLDNGLKVVVREDHRAPVVVSQVWYKVGSSYETPGQTGLSHALEHMMFKGSAKVGPGEASLILRDLGAEENAFTSDDYTAYYQVLARDRLGVAFELEADRMASLRLPADEFSREIEVIKEERRLRTDDNPMSKAYERFKAMAFPASGYHTPTIGWMADLDRMKVEELRHWYQSWYVPNNATLVVVGDVTPDEVKTLAQRYFGPIPKRDVPPAKIPMELAEPGERLLTMHVQTQLPSVILGFNVPGLATAEDKRSVQALRLISALLDGGYSARISEQLERGEELVSAASTNYDAYTRGDTLFMLTATPNQQKKKTVAQAEAGLWRLLEELKAKPPTAEELERIRAQVIAGLVYQRDSITSQATAIGSLETVGLSWKLMDSELADLQSVTPEDIQKAARTYFTRERLSVAHVLPQETAHE from the coding sequence ATGAATGCTCTAGCCCGCCGCGCCGCAGGCCTGCTGTTCGGTACAGTTTGTCTGCCTCTTTCAGCCTTGGCTGCCGATCCACAACCCACCCATGAATTCACCCTCGACAACGGCCTCAAGGTGGTCGTGCGCGAAGACCATCGCGCTCCGGTGGTGGTTTCCCAGGTTTGGTACAAGGTTGGTTCGAGCTATGAAACCCCGGGGCAGACCGGTTTGTCCCACGCCCTGGAGCACATGATGTTCAAGGGCAGCGCGAAAGTGGGCCCCGGCGAAGCGTCGCTGATCCTGCGCGACCTCGGCGCCGAAGAAAACGCGTTCACCAGTGACGACTACACCGCTTATTACCAAGTGCTGGCCCGCGACCGCCTGGGCGTGGCCTTTGAACTGGAAGCCGATCGCATGGCCAGCCTGCGCTTGCCGGCCGACGAGTTCAGCCGCGAGATCGAGGTGATCAAGGAAGAGCGCCGTCTGCGCACCGATGATAATCCGATGTCCAAGGCCTATGAGCGCTTCAAGGCCATGGCCTTCCCGGCCAGCGGTTATCACACGCCGACCATCGGCTGGATGGCCGACCTGGACCGCATGAAGGTCGAAGAGCTGCGCCACTGGTACCAATCCTGGTATGTACCGAACAACGCCACCCTGGTTGTGGTCGGTGATGTGACCCCGGACGAAGTGAAAACCCTGGCCCAACGTTACTTCGGCCCGATCCCCAAGCGTGACGTGCCACCGGCCAAGATCCCGATGGAGCTGGCCGAGCCCGGCGAGCGCCTGCTGACGATGCACGTGCAGACTCAACTGCCGAGCGTGATCCTGGGCTTCAACGTGCCTGGCCTGGCCACCGCCGAAGACAAACGCTCGGTCCAGGCCCTGCGCCTGATCTCGGCCTTGCTGGACGGCGGCTACAGCGCACGCATCTCGGAACAGTTGGAACGTGGCGAGGAACTGGTCTCCGCTGCCTCCACCAACTACGACGCCTACACCCGTGGCGACACCCTGTTCATGCTGACCGCCACCCCCAACCAGCAGAAAAAGAAAACCGTGGCCCAAGCCGAAGCCGGCCTGTGGCGCCTGCTGGAAGAGCTGAAAGCCAAACCACCGACCGCCGAAGAACTGGAACGCATCCGCGCCCAGGTCATTGCCGGCCTGGTCTACCAGCGTGATTCCATCACCAGCCAGGCTACGGCCATCGGCTCGCTGGAAACCGTCGGCCTGTCCTGGAAGCTGATGGACAGCGAACTCGCCGACCTGCAAAGCGTGACCCCGGAAGATATCCAGAAAGCCGCGCGCACCTATTTCACCCGCGAACGTCTCAGCGTCGCCCATGTCCTGCCCCAGGAGACCGCTCATGAGTGA
- a CDS encoding M16 family metallopeptidase translates to MSDRKNSRLIFPGLIAVTLIAAGAVYFLRPTESVASPALEKAQSGNTLQSLAELDGKAPTNRKLDVQTWNTAEGAKVLFVEAHELPMFDVRILFAAGSSQDGDVPGLALMTNAMLNEGVPGKDVSQIARDFEGLGADFGNGAFRDMALVSLRSLSDSDKRDAALTLFDQVIGKPTFPADSLARIKNQILAGFEYQKQNPGKLASLELFKRLYGDHPYAHPSEGTPQSVPKITLAQLQAFHAKAYAAGNAVIAVVGDLTRAEAEAMTAKISSSLPKGPSLAKIAQPTEPKPGLTRIEFPSKQTHLLFAQLGIDRADPDYAALSLGNQILGGGGFGTRLMSEVREKRGLTYGVYSGFSPMQVRGPFMINLQTRAEMSGGTLRLVEDVVADYLKTGPTQKELDDAKRELAGSFPLSTASNADIVGQLGAMGFYNLPLSYLEDFMKQSQALTVEQVKAAMNKHLSADKMVIVTAGPTIAQKPLPPPTDKPAEQPLGVPEH, encoded by the coding sequence ATGAGTGATCGCAAAAACAGCCGCCTGATCTTTCCAGGCCTGATCGCTGTCACCTTGATCGCCGCCGGCGCCGTGTACTTCCTGCGCCCGACTGAATCGGTTGCGAGCCCGGCGCTGGAAAAAGCCCAATCGGGCAACACACTGCAATCCCTGGCGGAACTGGACGGCAAGGCGCCGACCAACCGCAAGCTCGACGTGCAAACCTGGAATACCGCCGAAGGCGCCAAGGTGCTGTTCGTCGAAGCCCACGAACTGCCGATGTTCGACGTGCGCATCCTGTTCGCCGCTGGCAGCAGCCAGGACGGCGACGTGCCTGGCCTGGCGCTGATGACCAACGCCATGCTCAACGAAGGCGTGCCGGGCAAGGACGTGAGCCAGATTGCCCGCGACTTTGAAGGCCTGGGCGCGGACTTTGGCAATGGCGCATTTCGCGACATGGCGCTGGTTTCCCTGCGCAGCCTGAGCGACAGCGATAAACGCGACGCCGCCTTGACCCTGTTTGATCAAGTGATCGGCAAGCCCACCTTCCCGGCCGACTCCCTGGCGCGGATCAAGAACCAGATCCTGGCCGGCTTTGAGTACCAGAAGCAAAACCCTGGCAAGCTGGCGAGCCTCGAGCTGTTCAAGCGCTTGTACGGTGACCACCCTTACGCTCACCCGAGCGAAGGCACGCCGCAAAGCGTGCCGAAGATTACCCTGGCGCAGTTGCAGGCGTTCCACGCCAAGGCTTATGCAGCGGGCAACGCGGTGATTGCGGTGGTGGGTGATCTGACCCGCGCCGAAGCTGAAGCCATGACGGCCAAGATTTCCTCATCGCTGCCCAAAGGCCCATCCCTGGCAAAAATCGCCCAGCCGACCGAGCCCAAGCCCGGCCTGACCCGTATCGAGTTCCCGTCCAAGCAGACGCACCTGCTGTTCGCGCAACTGGGTATCGACCGCGCCGACCCGGACTACGCAGCCTTGTCCTTGGGCAACCAGATCCTCGGCGGCGGCGGTTTCGGCACTCGCTTGATGAGTGAAGTGCGTGAAAAGCGCGGCCTGACCTACGGCGTGTACTCTGGTTTCTCGCCGATGCAGGTGCGCGGACCGTTCATGATCAATCTGCAGACCCGCGCCGAAATGAGCGGCGGCACCCTGCGTCTGGTTGAGGATGTGGTGGCCGACTACCTCAAGACCGGCCCGACGCAAAAAGAACTGGATGACGCCAAGCGTGAGCTGGCTGGCAGCTTCCCGCTGTCTACCGCGAGCAACGCCGATATCGTCGGGCAGCTGGGCGCGATGGGTTTCTACAACCTGCCGCTGAGCTATCTGGAAGATTTCATGAAACAATCCCAGGCCCTGACCGTAGAACAGGTCAAGGCTGCAATGAATAAACACTTGAGCGCCGACAAGATGGTCATCGTGACCGCCGGCCCGACGATTGCGCAAAAGCCACTACCGCCCCCCACTGATAAACCCGCCGAGCAGCCGCTCGGGGTTCCGGAGCATTAA
- the rsmD gene encoding 16S rRNA (guanine(966)-N(2))-methyltransferase RsmD: MASSSRPKKPVHNVHNGVGQLRIIGGEWGSRKLSFPDVVGLRPTPDRVRETLFNWLAPYIAGAKVLDPFTGSGALFLEALSRGAAQAQALDASNVAVSSLKEHLGTLRCTNGQVQTADALRYLETQAASQYDVVFLDPPFNQNLLPTVCALLEERQWLAPDAWIYTESETAPSTLGLPGAWRLHREQKSGRVYYALWHRVVETAA; the protein is encoded by the coding sequence ATGGCCAGTTCATCTCGCCCGAAAAAACCTGTCCACAACGTGCATAACGGTGTGGGCCAGCTGCGCATCATTGGCGGCGAATGGGGCAGCCGCAAGCTGAGCTTCCCCGACGTCGTAGGCCTGCGCCCGACGCCGGATCGCGTGCGCGAAACCCTGTTCAACTGGCTCGCGCCTTACATCGCGGGAGCCAAGGTGCTGGACCCGTTCACGGGCAGCGGCGCGCTGTTCCTGGAGGCGCTGTCCCGTGGTGCCGCCCAAGCGCAGGCACTGGACGCCAGCAATGTGGCCGTCTCCAGCCTCAAGGAACACTTGGGCACCCTGCGTTGCACCAACGGCCAGGTACAAACCGCCGACGCGCTGCGCTACCTGGAAACCCAAGCCGCCAGCCAGTACGACGTGGTATTCCTCGACCCGCCGTTCAATCAGAACCTGCTGCCAACCGTGTGCGCGCTGCTGGAAGAACGCCAATGGCTGGCGCCGGATGCGTGGATCTACACTGAAAGTGAGACTGCGCCTTCGACGTTGGGCTTGCCGGGCGCATGGCGCCTGCACCGGGAGCAGAAGTCCGGGCGGGTGTATTACGCGTTGTGGCACCGTGTGGTCGAAACCGCGGCCTGA
- a CDS encoding hydrolase, whose translation MKPFAEQFTPAFGLGNPHLQTLWGPLCRPTTHIERQRERLWLDDGDFLDLDWHGPHDAQAPLVLVLHGLTGSSNSPYVAGLQKALAAQGWASAALNWRGCSGEPNLLARSYHSGASEELAAAIAHLRTKRPLAPLYAVGYSLGGNVLLKHLGETGKASGLQGAAAVSVPFRLDQCADRIGLGFSRIYQKHFMREMLAYIRVKQSRFLQDGRADGLKTLEALGSLEKMRTFWDFDGRVTAPLHGYLSAEDYYRRASSRYYLGGIRTPTLIIQAEDDPFVFAHSLPEAGELSDCTEFELTAKGGHVGFVEGSLKRPSYYLERRIPQWLLTQHS comes from the coding sequence ATGAAGCCTTTCGCTGAACAATTCACCCCCGCCTTCGGCCTCGGCAACCCCCACCTGCAAACACTGTGGGGGCCGTTGTGCCGGCCCACCACCCATATCGAACGCCAACGCGAACGCCTGTGGCTGGACGATGGCGACTTTCTCGACCTCGACTGGCACGGCCCCCACGACGCGCAAGCGCCTTTGGTGCTGGTGCTTCACGGGCTGACCGGCTCCTCCAACTCACCCTACGTCGCCGGCCTGCAAAAAGCCCTCGCCGCTCAAGGCTGGGCCAGCGCAGCGCTGAACTGGCGCGGTTGCTCGGGTGAACCGAATCTATTGGCGCGCAGTTACCACTCTGGGGCCAGCGAAGAGCTGGCGGCAGCGATTGCGCATCTGCGCACCAAGCGGCCTTTGGCGCCGTTGTACGCGGTGGGTTATTCCCTGGGCGGCAATGTGCTGCTCAAGCATTTGGGCGAAACCGGAAAGGCGTCGGGGCTGCAAGGCGCGGCGGCGGTGTCGGTGCCGTTTCGCCTGGACCAATGTGCAGACCGGATCGGCCTGGGCTTTTCGCGGATTTATCAAAAGCACTTCATGCGTGAAATGCTCGCGTATATCCGCGTCAAGCAAAGCCGTTTTCTACAGGATGGTCGGGCTGACGGGCTTAAAACCCTGGAAGCCCTTGGCTCACTGGAGAAGATGCGCACATTCTGGGACTTCGATGGCCGCGTCACCGCGCCGCTGCACGGCTATCTGAGTGCAGAGGATTATTACCGCCGCGCATCGAGTCGTTATTACCTGGGCGGCATCCGCACGCCGACCCTGATTATCCAGGCGGAGGATGATCCGTTTGTGTTTGCCCATAGCCTGCCAGAGGCCGGCGAACTGTCGGACTGCACTGAGTTTGAGCTGACGGCCAAGGGTGGGCATGTGGGGTTTGTGGAGGGTTCGCTCAAACGACCAAGCTACTACCTTGAGCGCCGCATCCCCCAATGGCTCCTAACACAACACAGTTAA
- a CDS encoding sulfurtransferase, with translation MPLAQLISPQQLAERQKAGGLVILDCRFALEDPDYGRCSYAEGHIEGAQYADLERHLSGPVTKGVTGRHPLPVAETFARQLRAWGISADTDVVLYDDGPGAYAARAWWLLVWLGKRDGVFILDGGLKAWHAAGFPLSLDAPVLEAGTFAGTPDNRLLLDAEHLQKRLGQPGLTLIDARAQPRFRGEVEPIDPIAGHIPGAQCAAFNENLGSDGRFLPADQLKQRFAAQLQGRSPDELVAYCGSGVTACHNLFALSLAGYPLGKLYAGSWSEWITDPERAIATGD, from the coding sequence ATGCCGCTTGCCCAACTGATCAGCCCCCAGCAACTGGCCGAGCGCCAGAAGGCTGGCGGGTTGGTGATCCTGGATTGCCGCTTTGCCCTGGAAGACCCGGACTACGGGCGCTGCAGCTACGCCGAAGGGCATATCGAGGGCGCGCAGTATGCTGACTTGGAGCGGCATCTGAGCGGGCCAGTAACCAAGGGCGTGACCGGGCGTCATCCGTTGCCGGTGGCTGAAACGTTCGCTCGGCAATTACGGGCATGGGGCATCAGCGCTGACACCGATGTGGTGCTGTATGACGACGGTCCTGGCGCCTACGCCGCGCGGGCATGGTGGCTGTTGGTTTGGTTGGGCAAGCGTGATGGCGTGTTTATTCTGGATGGCGGCCTCAAGGCATGGCATGCCGCGGGTTTCCCGTTGAGCCTGGATGCGCCGGTCCTTGAAGCTGGGACTTTCGCGGGGACGCCGGACAATCGCCTGCTGCTCGATGCCGAACACCTGCAAAAACGCCTGGGCCAGCCGGGATTGACGCTGATCGATGCGCGCGCTCAACCGCGTTTTCGCGGCGAAGTGGAGCCTATCGATCCGATTGCCGGGCACATCCCTGGCGCGCAATGCGCGGCGTTTAACGAAAACCTGGGCAGCGACGGTCGCTTCCTGCCGGCAGATCAGCTTAAGCAGCGCTTTGCTGCCCAGCTCCAGGGGCGCTCGCCGGATGAACTCGTGGCGTATTGCGGTTCAGGCGTGACGGCCTGCCACAACCTGTTTGCGCTGAGCCTGGCGGGTTACCCGTTGGGTAAGTTGTATGCGGGGTCTTGGAGTGAGTGGATTACGGATCCGGAGCGGGCGATTGCTACCGGCGACTGA
- a CDS encoding TetR/AcrR family transcriptional regulator, translating into MAPRVKTSERIVQTSLELFNQQGERSVSTNHIAAHMEISPGNLYYHFPNKQAIIAVLFREYEALVDSFLRPPQGRAMAVADKRFYLQAVLAGMWRYRFLHRDLEHLLESDPELATGYRRFSQRCLIQGGAIYQGFVDAGILNMDPVQTEALTLNAWIILTSWVRFLCTTNENSAHLSAEAIKRGVYQVLVLEAGFVTPQAKEAVDALFKEFYVPLNQALEEVK; encoded by the coding sequence ATGGCACCACGAGTAAAGACCAGCGAGCGCATTGTGCAAACCAGCCTGGAGCTTTTTAACCAGCAGGGCGAGCGCAGTGTGAGCACCAACCACATCGCCGCCCATATGGAAATTTCGCCGGGCAACCTGTACTACCACTTCCCCAACAAGCAGGCGATCATCGCCGTACTGTTTCGCGAATACGAAGCCCTGGTGGACAGTTTCTTGCGCCCGCCTCAAGGTCGCGCCATGGCCGTGGCGGATAAGCGCTTCTACCTGCAAGCCGTATTGGCCGGCATGTGGCGTTATCGTTTCCTGCACCGCGACCTCGAACACCTGTTGGAAAGCGATCCAGAACTGGCCACCGGCTATCGGCGTTTTTCCCAGCGCTGCCTGATCCAGGGCGGCGCGATTTACCAGGGGTTTGTCGATGCCGGCATCCTGAATATGGACCCGGTGCAAACCGAGGCGCTGACCCTCAATGCGTGGATTATCCTGACCTCCTGGGTGCGTTTTTTGTGCACGACCAACGAAAATTCCGCCCACTTGAGCGCCGAGGCCATCAAGCGCGGGGTGTATCAGGTGTTGGTGTTGGAGGCTGGGTTTGTCACGCCCCAGGCGAAAGAGGCCGTGGACGCCTTATTCAAAGAGTTTTACGTGCCGTTGAATCAGGCATTGGAAGAAGTGAAGTAG